The Spirosoma foliorum genome has a window encoding:
- a CDS encoding ABC transporter permease: MNVPVFLARKVRHAPEGSFSATVTRIGIASIALGLAILIVAFSVLFGFKDTIQQKIFLFGAHLQVSKFTNNMSYEAPALSLKTNLYRDSTQLPGIKHIQATALKAGILKTADELTGVVVKGVGKDYDWSLFRGSLVAGTVPVVGADTGLGSTQLLLSQYMANQLQVKVGQSIPLYFLGNQPRARKMTVVGIYETGLEEVDKTIALGDIRLIQRLNRWGPDSVGNYEIFIKDFTKLESTARNLTNFLDPDMRLTRVTDQYRPLFDWMVLLDRNMVILLALIVFVASFNMVSVLLVLMMERTPMIGLLKALGGRNSLIRRMFVFVGLNMVIWGLVIGNAVGLGICFIQDKFKLIPLDPKNYFMNYVPIVWDWPTILALNGATILLIALVLWIPTIIINRIQPVKALAFKK, encoded by the coding sequence TTGAACGTTCCTGTTTTTCTGGCCCGAAAAGTTCGCCACGCACCCGAAGGTAGTTTTTCGGCCACGGTTACGCGCATCGGCATCGCCAGCATCGCCCTTGGCTTAGCCATCCTGATTGTAGCCTTCTCGGTACTATTTGGTTTTAAGGATACTATTCAGCAGAAGATTTTTCTGTTTGGGGCTCATTTGCAGGTGAGCAAATTCACGAATAATATGTCGTACGAAGCGCCTGCTCTCTCACTGAAAACCAATCTATACCGGGATAGCACACAACTACCAGGCATCAAGCATATTCAGGCAACTGCGCTAAAAGCGGGCATCCTGAAAACCGCCGACGAATTAACGGGCGTTGTGGTGAAGGGAGTAGGAAAAGATTACGACTGGAGTTTGTTTCGTGGATCGCTGGTAGCAGGAACGGTTCCGGTCGTTGGTGCCGATACGGGCTTGGGATCGACCCAACTGCTTTTGAGTCAGTATATGGCGAATCAACTGCAAGTCAAAGTTGGCCAAAGTATACCGCTCTATTTTCTGGGGAACCAACCTCGTGCCCGCAAAATGACCGTGGTAGGCATCTATGAAACGGGACTGGAAGAGGTGGACAAAACCATTGCGCTGGGCGACATTCGGCTCATTCAGCGTCTGAATCGCTGGGGGCCTGATTCGGTTGGCAACTACGAGATTTTCATTAAGGACTTCACCAAACTAGAGTCAACGGCCCGTAACCTAACCAACTTTTTAGATCCTGATATGCGCCTAACGCGGGTAACGGATCAGTACCGACCGCTGTTCGACTGGATGGTTTTGCTCGATCGGAACATGGTTATTTTGTTAGCCCTGATTGTCTTCGTGGCTTCGTTCAATATGGTGTCGGTTTTGCTGGTGCTGATGATGGAACGCACACCCATGATTGGTTTGCTGAAAGCACTTGGCGGCCGTAACTCTCTCATCAGGCGCATGTTTGTGTTCGTAGGATTGAACATGGTAATTTGGGGATTAGTCATTGGGAACGCCGTTGGGTTGGGCATTTGCTTCATCCAGGACAAATTCAAACTAATCCCGCTCGACCCTAAAAACTACTTCATGAATTACGTCCCTATCGTCTGGGACTGGCCAACTATTCTGGCGTTGAATGGCGCGACCATTTTACTGATTGCACTCGTGTTGTGGATACCCACCATTATTATCAATCGGATTCAGCCGGTGAAGGCATTGGCATTTAAGAAGTAA
- the tssD gene encoding type VI secretion system tube protein TssD — translation MSAYKAILMTGDFGYGLNRVNFFVARDRDDKGRPVPNLAWTIMVSMYAVRDTVFTEWMIDPTKKRDMEIFFNEGGEVAVKKWNFKDVYCVGFEENFVQDLGIMETILLLSGQAVTNGNATLTYQWA, via the coding sequence ATGTCTGCTTACAAGGCAATTTTAATGACCGGTGATTTCGGGTACGGACTCAACCGGGTTAACTTTTTTGTAGCGCGCGACCGCGATGATAAAGGCCGACCAGTGCCAAATCTGGCCTGGACCATTATGGTCTCGATGTACGCCGTGCGCGATACTGTGTTTACCGAATGGATGATTGATCCAACCAAAAAAAGGGACATGGAGATTTTCTTCAATGAAGGGGGAGAGGTCGCCGTAAAAAAGTGGAATTTCAAAGATGTGTACTGCGTTGGGTTTGAGGAAAATTTCGTGCAGGATCTCGGCATTATGGAAACCATTCTTCTGCTTTCCGGGCAGGCAGTCACCAACGGAAACGCGACGTTAACCTACCAATGGGCGTAG
- the tnpA gene encoding IS200/IS605 family transposase gives MANTYHQVYIQAVFAVKYRAAIIDRTWQNDLFAVIGNLINETGCQTIIVNGVADHVHCFIGLKPTVAISELMKAIKAKSSKWINETALTPSRFEWQGGYGAFSYSRSHIDNVYRYIENQAEHHRKQTFREEYINFLRKFGVPYDERYIFGELV, from the coding sequence ATGGCAAACACCTACCATCAGGTTTACATTCAAGCTGTTTTTGCGGTTAAATATCGGGCTGCCATCATCGACAGAACCTGGCAAAATGATCTCTTTGCTGTGATTGGCAATTTGATCAATGAAACGGGCTGTCAAACCATTATCGTCAATGGGGTTGCAGACCATGTCCATTGTTTTATTGGGCTAAAGCCAACGGTGGCTATTTCAGAGTTAATGAAAGCGATCAAAGCGAAATCATCAAAGTGGATAAATGAAACCGCTCTGACGCCTTCGCGATTTGAATGGCAGGGAGGTTATGGCGCCTTTTCCTATAGCCGCTCACATATAGATAACGTGTACAGATATATCGAAAACCAGGCAGAGCATCACCGAAAACAGACGTTTCGAGAGGAGTATATAAACTTTTTAAGAAAATTTGGCGTGCCCTACGATGAACGATATATTTTCGGAGAATTGGTCTAA
- a CDS encoding SdiA-regulated domain-containing protein has protein sequence MNRLFLGILLILAGCGTSSQKNEKPEAGTIAPPFKLPYQLSAPIEEYKLPKELTEISGLTYFKNDQLLCVQDEEAVVYVFDTKKGKVVKDFGFGGYGDFEGIEYVNDEVYVLESNGNLFRFEPESKQIGKTKTELPKKTEVEGLGYDPKTKRLLIAVKDGKGSSDKAVYSFDLINKAVFKDMSLNDEQLEAAGIDPKTYKPSGIAVHPITGEWYILTSAGKRLLITSRQAKIIYSEPLDTKQFRQPEGICFAPNGDMYISSEGAGKKGYIMKFTYRK, from the coding sequence ATGAATCGTCTTTTCCTGGGTATCCTGCTCATCCTTGCTGGTTGCGGAACATCATCGCAAAAAAATGAGAAGCCCGAAGCCGGAACCATCGCTCCACCGTTTAAGCTCCCTTACCAACTGAGTGCTCCTATAGAGGAATATAAACTTCCGAAGGAATTAACCGAAATTTCGGGCCTGACTTACTTCAAGAACGACCAGCTATTGTGTGTTCAGGATGAAGAGGCTGTGGTCTACGTGTTTGATACGAAGAAAGGCAAGGTGGTGAAGGATTTTGGGTTTGGTGGGTATGGCGATTTTGAAGGAATCGAGTATGTAAACGATGAGGTGTACGTGCTCGAAAGCAATGGAAACCTGTTTCGCTTTGAGCCGGAGTCGAAACAGATTGGTAAAACCAAAACCGAGTTGCCCAAGAAAACCGAAGTAGAGGGATTGGGCTATGACCCGAAAACCAAGCGGTTATTAATTGCGGTTAAAGATGGAAAAGGCTCAAGCGATAAAGCCGTTTACTCGTTCGATTTGATAAACAAGGCCGTGTTTAAAGACATGAGTCTGAACGACGAACAACTCGAAGCCGCCGGTATTGACCCCAAAACCTATAAGCCCTCGGGCATTGCCGTGCATCCCATAACAGGGGAGTGGTACATCCTGACCTCTGCCGGAAAGCGGCTGCTAATCACAAGTCGACAGGCGAAAATTATCTATTCGGAACCGCTCGACACTAAGCAATTTCGCCAACCCGAAGGCATTTGCTTCGCGCCCAACGGCGATATGTACATCTCCAGCGAGGGCGCCGGTAAGAAGGGATACATTATGAAGTTTACGTATCGGAAATAA
- the tssD gene encoding type VI secretion system tube protein TssD produces MAKRAVLSVCGEDFDLLEFNINLRQKTNNLGKPASGVFLGDFYFIIEGGSDIFFEWISDPTRMESGSIKVYYKKGDSPFVEYTFVQGFLTTILENLYDNEGIENAFNSISMAEDSSESFELWTNMEGTGFKSVDLSHILTNTVAKTRQFQQRTGIDYVLMITLSCEQVQIRKITHKNEWETQRR; encoded by the coding sequence ATGGCTAAACGAGCAGTTTTATCGGTTTGTGGTGAAGATTTTGACCTGTTGGAGTTCAATATCAATCTCAGGCAGAAGACGAATAACCTGGGCAAACCCGCTTCGGGCGTTTTCCTGGGCGATTTTTACTTCATTATCGAAGGGGGGAGCGATATCTTCTTCGAGTGGATCAGCGACCCTACCCGTATGGAAAGTGGGTCGATTAAAGTCTACTATAAAAAAGGCGACTCTCCTTTTGTCGAATACACGTTTGTGCAGGGCTTTCTTACCACGATCCTGGAAAACCTGTACGACAACGAGGGCATTGAGAATGCCTTCAATAGCATAAGTATGGCCGAAGATTCCAGCGAAAGCTTTGAACTGTGGACAAATATGGAAGGTACGGGGTTCAAGTCCGTCGATCTAAGCCATATCCTGACGAATACAGTAGCCAAGACCCGGCAGTTTCAGCAGCGGACGGGCATTGATTACGTGCTTATGATCACCCTCTCGTGCGAACAGGTACAGATCCGAAAAATTACCCACAAGAACGAGTGGGAAACCCAACGGCGTTAA
- a CDS encoding type VI secretion system Vgr family protein, with product MAKQVVTHVELEGGKELKNVSGLSIEQDLFGHHTFELSVPFEDLEDANELFFHESHKNVVGKTVQFSFDPLLEDGSFDFKFKGIITELALKNTSDTSNIFLLKGYGLTILLEDSRLRRTFLQCSLSDIVNQVLMPYPNNLLKRSVDPKSSESLKYVVQYDETNFEFLARLAAEYGEWCFYDGLQLVFGKPDDQKVDFKVDGMQTFAMSLRVLPAKFLYTRYDYVADETYQSHSGDQQVSGLGQWGDFTLDESEKMFSQESQLPLPKLVYGQGELDEVAKTQKAMEASRLVDFQGFGENPDVSVGTVISVKGSRITERGTSEENFGSYRVTHVSHTLDGSGNYSNTFRAVPDSVTYPPPNPSFKLPIGKPELAKVVDNDDPESLGRVKVEFMWPGNAKESDWLRVGHPYTANGEGMVFIPEVDAQVMVGYESNLAEYPFVLTSLYPKNNSVNYTQHDNVQKTIQTKGGNKISLYDERGDEKIEITNVNKDDTHIVLSFNGDGKITIQTQGVVHIEGRDVEVKAQNNITLEAQNNIELKATNGVKIEGTASVEIKGAKINAEADATAEIKTNGQLSLEGTQTSLKGDAMVEVKGGVITLN from the coding sequence ATGGCCAAGCAGGTCGTAACGCATGTAGAACTTGAAGGCGGCAAAGAGCTGAAAAATGTTTCAGGGCTGTCTATTGAGCAGGACTTATTCGGGCACCATACGTTTGAATTGTCTGTGCCGTTCGAAGACCTGGAAGACGCTAATGAGTTATTTTTTCATGAATCGCACAAAAATGTAGTTGGCAAAACCGTTCAGTTTTCGTTTGATCCTCTGCTCGAAGACGGCTCTTTTGATTTCAAGTTTAAAGGCATTATCACCGAACTGGCGCTGAAAAACACCAGCGACACGTCGAATATTTTCCTGCTGAAGGGCTACGGACTTACCATTTTGCTGGAAGACAGCCGGTTGCGCCGGACGTTTCTTCAGTGTAGCCTGAGCGATATTGTCAATCAGGTTTTAATGCCTTACCCCAATAATCTGCTTAAGCGATCGGTTGATCCCAAATCGTCGGAAAGCCTGAAATACGTTGTTCAATACGACGAAACGAACTTCGAGTTTCTAGCCCGTCTGGCTGCTGAATATGGCGAATGGTGTTTTTACGATGGACTGCAATTAGTATTCGGAAAGCCCGACGATCAAAAAGTTGATTTCAAGGTGGATGGTATGCAAACCTTTGCCATGAGCCTGCGAGTCTTGCCCGCTAAATTTTTATACACTCGTTACGACTATGTTGCCGACGAGACTTACCAAAGCCATTCCGGCGATCAGCAAGTGAGCGGCTTGGGCCAATGGGGCGATTTTACGCTGGATGAATCCGAGAAAATGTTCAGCCAGGAATCGCAGCTCCCCTTACCAAAGCTCGTATACGGCCAAGGTGAACTGGACGAAGTGGCCAAAACACAGAAGGCCATGGAGGCCAGTCGATTGGTTGATTTTCAGGGATTTGGCGAAAATCCAGATGTGTCGGTCGGAACGGTTATTTCGGTAAAAGGCTCCCGAATAACCGAACGAGGCACATCGGAAGAAAACTTTGGCAGTTACCGGGTTACGCATGTATCGCACACCTTAGATGGCAGCGGCAACTATTCCAATACATTTCGGGCTGTACCTGATTCTGTAACCTACCCGCCCCCCAATCCATCCTTCAAGCTCCCGATTGGCAAGCCAGAGCTGGCCAAAGTGGTTGATAATGACGACCCCGAATCATTAGGACGGGTAAAGGTCGAGTTTATGTGGCCGGGCAACGCTAAAGAATCTGACTGGTTACGGGTAGGCCACCCGTACACGGCCAATGGCGAAGGCATGGTGTTTATCCCCGAAGTGGATGCCCAGGTCATGGTTGGCTACGAGTCGAATCTGGCTGAATATCCGTTTGTTTTAACTAGCCTATACCCGAAAAACAACAGCGTCAATTATACCCAGCACGATAATGTTCAGAAAACGATTCAGACCAAAGGGGGCAACAAAATTAGTTTGTACGATGAAAGAGGGGACGAGAAAATTGAAATAACCAACGTCAACAAAGACGATACGCATATCGTACTGTCGTTCAATGGTGATGGTAAAATTACCATTCAAACGCAGGGTGTTGTGCACATCGAAGGCAGGGATGTTGAAGTAAAAGCGCAGAACAATATAACCCTCGAAGCTCAAAACAATATTGAACTGAAGGCTACTAATGGTGTGAAAATTGAAGGTACAGCCAGCGTCGAAATTAAAGGGGCAAAGATTAACGCCGAGGCCGATGCTACCGCCGAAATCAAAACCAACGGTCAACTGTCGCTCGAAGGTACCCAAACGTCTCTTAAAGGCGATGCTATGGTAGAGGTGAAAGGGGGAGTTATTACACTGAACTAA
- the tssD gene encoding type VI secretion system tube protein TssD, with protein sequence MASLRAEMTVDNDLFALNRIFFTASRKRSRKGEPASGINWRMHIAMDVLEQSTFAEWMFDSNMKKNVTVTFYATDDEGGGETKLKEWTLEATNCFGLLELFVGDASFETTNLILKGKSLSNGNATLTIGSDAK encoded by the coding sequence ATGGCATCGCTTCGTGCAGAGATGACAGTAGACAATGATTTATTCGCGCTTAACCGAATTTTTTTCACGGCTTCGCGCAAACGAAGCCGAAAAGGCGAACCGGCATCGGGCATAAACTGGCGCATGCACATAGCCATGGACGTGCTGGAGCAATCGACCTTTGCAGAGTGGATGTTCGACTCGAACATGAAAAAAAATGTTACGGTTACCTTTTATGCTACCGACGATGAAGGCGGTGGTGAAACCAAATTAAAAGAGTGGACCCTGGAAGCTACCAATTGTTTCGGTTTGCTTGAATTGTTCGTTGGCGATGCATCGTTTGAGACCACGAACTTAATTCTTAAGGGCAAATCCCTGTCAAATGGAAATGCTACGTTGACAATAGGTTCAGACGCAAAATAA
- the tssD gene encoding type VI secretion system tube protein TssD: MAYDATLNVDGNAYKINWMLLRIYRKEDQKGKPASRPAWAVVVSLDAMDDSTIKSWMIDPHMQKDGKIIMSRVDESATFKEIEFKQAHCVTYFDEFFADVNYLNTIIMITGGEVTVNKATLHVT, from the coding sequence ATGGCTTATGATGCAACCCTGAATGTAGACGGGAATGCCTACAAAATTAACTGGATGCTATTGCGCATATATCGTAAGGAAGACCAGAAAGGTAAACCTGCTTCCCGACCTGCATGGGCAGTCGTTGTTAGTTTAGACGCGATGGACGATAGTACGATTAAGAGCTGGATGATTGACCCACATATGCAAAAAGACGGTAAGATCATTATGAGCCGCGTTGACGAATCGGCTACGTTTAAAGAAATTGAGTTTAAACAAGCGCATTGTGTAACCTACTTCGATGAGTTTTTCGCAGATGTCAATTACCTAAATACGATCATCATGATAACTGGCGGAGAGGTGACGGTCAATAAAGCTACGTTGCATGTTACATAA
- the tssD gene encoding type VI secretion system tube protein TssD, translating into MSFQATLTIEGKSFNVLQCKHSLSQKYERGKPTSGVRGGAIQVIIDGTDDDLLGSWATSPTLKKDGEITFDRVDQKSSLQKLEFQEAYATVYLEFLASDTIDSEGVHNAIIESIQLDMVSTTDPDNVRAIDSTKTLVKFTERTGVSNCILLRISAAKIKLDGIEHQNT; encoded by the coding sequence ATGTCATTCCAGGCTACATTAACCATTGAGGGCAAAAGTTTCAATGTCCTGCAATGTAAGCACAGTTTATCGCAGAAATATGAGCGGGGAAAACCAACCTCGGGCGTACGGGGAGGAGCCATTCAAGTTATAATAGACGGAACCGACGACGATTTACTAGGCAGTTGGGCAACCAGCCCTACTCTAAAAAAAGATGGGGAAATTACGTTTGATCGGGTTGATCAAAAATCGTCGCTACAAAAACTTGAGTTTCAGGAAGCGTATGCAACGGTTTATCTGGAATTTCTGGCGTCCGATACCATCGATTCTGAAGGCGTTCACAATGCTATTATTGAGTCGATCCAACTAGATATGGTTAGCACAACCGACCCTGATAATGTAAGGGCCATCGATAGTACAAAAACATTAGTGAAGTTTACGGAACGAACCGGTGTAAGTAATTGCATTCTTCTCCGAATATCAGCGGCTAAAATCAAACTCGACGGTATTGAACACCAAAACACGTAA
- the bla gene encoding class A beta-lactamase, subclass A2, whose amino-acid sequence MRTALLLVGLLLTLSPIYAQVESLQTKIDQLIKGKKATVGVGIYDFGSRQTLIINGDKHMPMQSVYKFHVALAVLSEVDKGHLKLTQKMHVKKSDIVPGLHSPMGEDYPKGEVDLPLADIIRYMVAESDGSACDYLFRLLGGPKQVDAFIHKLGIRDVAIRETEEMMQAKGNWDVQYTNWTTPTAMLSLLKLFYQRKILSASSHDFLWKVMVGTTTGPDRLKKLLPAGTIVAHKTGTSGTNKDGLMGAVNDVGFITLPNGNHLAISVFISNTTEGIGANERIIADIAKVAYDHFAKLN is encoded by the coding sequence ATGAGAACCGCTTTGCTGCTAGTTGGGCTGCTACTTACTCTTTCGCCAATTTATGCCCAAGTTGAGTCGTTGCAGACAAAAATTGACCAGCTCATTAAAGGGAAGAAAGCAACTGTGGGCGTAGGTATATACGACTTTGGTAGCCGACAGACGCTGATCATCAATGGCGATAAGCACATGCCCATGCAGAGTGTATATAAGTTTCACGTTGCCCTCGCGGTGTTGAGCGAAGTAGATAAAGGCCATTTGAAACTCACCCAGAAGATGCATGTGAAAAAAAGCGATATCGTGCCCGGTCTGCATAGCCCGATGGGTGAAGACTATCCGAAGGGCGAAGTCGATCTACCCCTGGCCGATATTATTCGGTATATGGTTGCCGAGAGCGATGGCAGTGCCTGTGATTATCTCTTTCGATTGCTCGGTGGGCCAAAACAGGTGGATGCCTTCATCCATAAGCTGGGTATTCGGGATGTGGCGATACGGGAAACCGAAGAAATGATGCAGGCAAAGGGAAATTGGGACGTTCAATATACCAACTGGACAACGCCAACGGCCATGCTCAGTTTGCTGAAGCTATTTTACCAGCGTAAAATTCTGTCGGCCAGCAGCCACGATTTCCTTTGGAAGGTGATGGTTGGAACAACAACAGGGCCGGACCGACTCAAGAAATTGCTACCTGCTGGTACGATAGTCGCTCACAAAACAGGTACGTCGGGAACGAATAAAGATGGCCTGATGGGCGCTGTCAACGACGTAGGTTTCATTACATTGCCAAACGGAAATCACCTGGCTATTAGCGTGTTTATTAGTAACACAACCGAAGGCATCGGGGCTAATGAGCGGATTATCGCCGATATCGCTAAAGTAGCGTACGATCACTTCGCCAAACTCAATTGA
- the tssD gene encoding type VI secretion system tube protein TssD, whose amino-acid sequence MAHKAILTVAGQEIKALEFLVSFKQASNQKGLPASDVMLGDFYLITEGGSDFFLEWLADEDRLESGNIKTYRNDQPSVFLTYEFENAFVTDVSESFYDDHGNIQNKFNRISSAEDLTDDSYEFGYNLTRLSKQESVLVRNMWKRVRQFQERTNMAYVLFITLSCEKIKLRDIPLDNQWIDS is encoded by the coding sequence ATGGCGCATAAAGCAATTTTAACAGTAGCGGGTCAGGAGATTAAAGCCCTGGAATTTCTGGTTTCGTTCAAACAGGCGTCCAATCAGAAAGGGCTCCCCGCTTCGGATGTAATGCTGGGGGATTTTTACCTCATCACCGAAGGCGGTTCCGACTTCTTTCTGGAGTGGCTGGCGGATGAAGATCGGCTAGAGAGTGGCAATATCAAAACGTATCGGAATGATCAGCCCTCCGTTTTTCTGACGTATGAGTTTGAGAATGCCTTCGTTACGGATGTTTCCGAAAGTTTCTACGACGACCACGGCAATATTCAGAACAAGTTCAACCGGATCAGTTCGGCCGAAGACTTAACCGATGACTCCTATGAGTTCGGCTACAACTTGACCCGGCTCAGTAAACAGGAAAGCGTGCTGGTCAGGAATATGTGGAAACGTGTTCGCCAGTTTCAGGAACGGACGAACATGGCTTACGTCTTATTTATTACGTTGTCCTGCGAAAAAATAAAGCTGCGGGACATCCCGCTAGATAATCAGTGGATCGACAGTTAA
- a CDS encoding TssN family type VI secretion system protein, which translates to MPNLSFVKRVPGLLYGVVVGLLLGAAGFAGTLDSANFQWYYFLVQVLALGIGILHLWLSPRFVPAVFAAFGMGLLGTLLVLLLGMAFTLILYQQMGFLANRWPFVTSLLPFLIPFLVVQAYRYYRDIPPANYRKWYYPVNGDMPDVDLLDLSKILVIQFEFLKTPSDPNFTNFKAKAPVAMALGDLFLVFINDYNERTPASPIHFADPSGRPFGWVFTKKSAWWQRRVYLDPALDFNQNNLVDNATIVAMRAE; encoded by the coding sequence ATGCCCAATCTATCCTTCGTAAAACGAGTTCCGGGGCTTCTTTACGGTGTTGTGGTCGGTCTGTTGCTGGGCGCAGCAGGTTTTGCGGGCACACTCGATAGCGCCAATTTTCAATGGTATTATTTTCTGGTGCAAGTACTAGCCCTGGGTATAGGAATTCTTCACCTCTGGCTTAGTCCTCGCTTTGTTCCGGCAGTATTTGCGGCATTTGGCATGGGGCTGTTAGGTACTTTACTCGTACTGCTACTAGGTATGGCATTTACGCTGATTCTTTATCAGCAAATGGGGTTCCTGGCCAATCGTTGGCCTTTTGTGACAAGTCTGCTCCCTTTTCTGATTCCGTTTTTAGTTGTGCAGGCTTATCGGTACTACCGGGATATTCCGCCAGCTAATTATCGGAAATGGTATTACCCGGTTAATGGCGATATGCCGGATGTTGACTTGCTCGACCTATCGAAGATTTTAGTGATTCAGTTTGAGTTTCTGAAAACGCCGAGTGACCCAAACTTTACGAATTTCAAGGCCAAAGCACCCGTTGCCATGGCGCTGGGCGATCTTTTTCTGGTATTTATCAACGACTACAACGAGCGTACACCTGCCAGCCCAATTCATTTCGCCGATCCATCCGGGCGGCCTTTTGGCTGGGTATTCACTAAAAAATCGGCATGGTGGCAACGTCGTGTTTATCTGGACCCGGCACTCGATTTCAATCAAAATAACTTAGTTGACAACGCTACAATTGTAGCCATGCGGGCGGAGTAA